In Mixophyes fleayi isolate aMixFle1 chromosome 11, aMixFle1.hap1, whole genome shotgun sequence, one DNA window encodes the following:
- the CD3E gene encoding T-cell surface glycoprotein CD3 epsilon chain isoform X2, with protein sequence MKPQILLSFLVAGLFVDLLSAEDESAGDNFKVHISGLSVSIICPKEGTLKMGKQVISENRKEHVVSDFSSSKNGLYECENEYLYLHAYVCETCTDVSITTVALVLIADCLVTLGVSFIVYFGCRRKSGGGVANEGHKKDNKERPPPVPNPDYEPIRKGKQEIYNGLNRNFK encoded by the exons ATTTGTTATCTGCAGAAGATGAATCAG CAGGTGACAATTTCAAGGTGCATATCTCTGGACTGTCAGTCAGTATCATCTGTCCTAAAGAGGGAACTCTGAAGATGGGAAAACAAGTAATAAGCGAAAACAGAAAAGAACATGTAGTGAGCGATTTTTCATCATCAAAAAATGGACTATACGAGTGTGAAAATGAATACCTCTACTTGCATGCCTATG TTTGTGAAACCTGCACAGATGTCTCTATTACCACGGTGGCTTTAGTCCTGATTGCTGACTGCCTGGTCACACTTGGTGTGTCCTTCATAGTATATTTTGGCTGTAGGAGAAAATCTGGAGGTGGAGTTGCAAATGAAGGTCATAAAAAAG ACAACAAAGAACGTCCTCCGCCTGTTCCCAACCCCGATTATGAG CCAATCCGTAAAGGAAAGCAGGAAATATACAATGGATTGAACCGGAATTTTAAATAA
- the CD3E gene encoding T-cell surface glycoprotein CD3 epsilon chain isoform X1: MKPQILLSFLVAGLFVDLLSAEDESVLAGDNFKVHISGLSVSIICPKEGTLKMGKQVISENRKEHVVSDFSSSKNGLYECENEYLYLHAYVCETCTDVSITTVALVLIADCLVTLGVSFIVYFGCRRKSGGGVANEGHKKDNKERPPPVPNPDYEPIRKGKQEIYNGLNRNFK, encoded by the exons ATTTGTTATCTGCAGAAGATGAATCAG TTCTAGCAGGTGACAATTTCAAGGTGCATATCTCTGGACTGTCAGTCAGTATCATCTGTCCTAAAGAGGGAACTCTGAAGATGGGAAAACAAGTAATAAGCGAAAACAGAAAAGAACATGTAGTGAGCGATTTTTCATCATCAAAAAATGGACTATACGAGTGTGAAAATGAATACCTCTACTTGCATGCCTATG TTTGTGAAACCTGCACAGATGTCTCTATTACCACGGTGGCTTTAGTCCTGATTGCTGACTGCCTGGTCACACTTGGTGTGTCCTTCATAGTATATTTTGGCTGTAGGAGAAAATCTGGAGGTGGAGTTGCAAATGAAGGTCATAAAAAAG ACAACAAAGAACGTCCTCCGCCTGTTCCCAACCCCGATTATGAG CCAATCCGTAAAGGAAAGCAGGAAATATACAATGGATTGAACCGGAATTTTAAATAA